TTAGCATTGCCATTGTTTTGCATGCAAGCTCTGACCATGAGGTTTGGGACTCGTAGATAGGTTTCCCATTATCTTCTGTTAGTTTCCCCGAGTCAGGATGAGATTTTTCACACACAGTTCGTTCGTTGGCGCAAAATGCAGAAACCAGACGACGATGAGAAGGACAGCTTCAGCCAAGCGGAATTCTCCTTGCCAGACAAGTTTttcaagaaggaaaagaaggaagaatgAGAGCTAGCTCTGTTCTTTTGGGCGATTCCCCCTTGCAGGATGTAGTTCTTGACCCTGAAATCTCGTGCTGGAGTCTTTAGCGTTCAATGACTTGTATATACAGCCTTTTGTTGGTGGCTCGGGATTGCGCATCCAAGTTTCAGTCAACCGTGTATTTCTCTTCGATTCCTTTCAGTACTTTGTAATTTGTATGCAGTCTTCCGAACCGGATCGGGGGCACTGGCCTTGGCACGGGACACGCAATTCGCCGGACTTTGAAGGAACCCCCACCACGGTACCAGACCCGATGGATGGATAAACCCTTGGGCGTCAGAACCGACCCCACCAGTAAGCCACCGAGACCGCGGGCGGCACGACCGGCACCAGTGACGGGCACATGGGCATTCGCGCTTCCGCTCCAAAGCGCATCTCCTTTCCCTTCACGATGCCGATGTGAGGtttccgcgccgccgccgccctcccgaTCCCATCGCCTCACGCCTCGACGCGGGAAAAATGTctcatcaccaccaccaccacgatCCGCCCCCGCCTGCCgcctgctgcggctgcggatgcgggtgctcggcgccggcgccgccatgcGGCTACTAcccggcgccgctgccccaGCCGGCCTCCGGGTCCGACCACCTCCTCCACGCCATCGCCGCCCACCTGCTCCTCAACTCCGGCGCCCCCCCGCCTTCCCCGCAGCAGCACCTTCAGCCCCAGCCGCAGGCGcctccccctgccccgcaCCACGCGAATCTCTACTCCTACGCGGCGTATCAGTCCCAGTACCAACAGGCGCCTGCTCCGCCgctgcatcatcatcatcagcagcagcagcagacgaACCCGCCCGGGCCCGACCAcggccagctgctgctccactCGCTCCTGCGCCGCGTGGCCGCGCTCGAGACGACCCTGCCGGGCTGCTTCccgtcccctcctcctccgctccaccctaaccaccaccaccctcgCCCGCAGCACCGGGCCTCAGCCGCGCACCAGGAGGAGGCCCcgccctcgcctcctcctcctccccggcggcggcgcgggccgtccgaggcggagctcgcggcgcGCACGATCCAGGAGCACTTCCGCCGCTTCCTGGCGCGGCGCTCCCGCACGCTGCGccagctcaaggagctcgcCATGCTCCGATCCAAGGCCGCGTCGCTCCGGGGTTccctctccggccgccgccggtgcgcCGACCCTGCCGTCGTCACCGAGTCAGTCATGCGCCTTCTCCAACATCTAGAGGGGATCCAGGTGACGCAAACCGTACCATTGGTTTCTGTTCGTTTAGATCGTTTATGCCATTGGTCTGaggttttgacttttgatgtgGATGTGGGATCAGGGAGGGGACCCAATGATCCGGGAGGGAAAGCACGCGGTGAGCCGGGAGCTCTGCCGGATATTGGAGTTCGTCAACAAGGTGCTGGTCAAGGATCATCACGAGAACAAGGACGAGTATCCTGAAGGTTGCAATGGTCCACCCGGGCTGAATCGCCCAACTGTGAACAAGAAGGTAAGTTTCCATTGTAATGGGGCTGAGAAGGAGGCTAATGAAAGCTCTGATAGCTCCAGTTCCGCGGAAGCTGATGAGAGGAAGGGCAAGGATAGCAAGAAGACTGACAATGGCAAGCCTGGGCTTGCAGCACCAGTGCCTGTGCACATGGAGGATTTCTGAGGAAATGAGAGTTAAAACGTCCTGCATTCTGTAATATGACCTCAGATTTATTAGAATCCCGTGTGGATTGTCTTGCTTTTACATTACCACTGTTCTTTTGCACCAATGTTTCTTGAGAAAAGATTGGTACCTTTTGATTGGTAGAGTTTGTGCTGCAACTGTGATCTTTAGATTGCTGTATGCTCCAGTTACCTATCTGTTAGATCTGTTACTGGATTGTACTATTGTACTGCTGATAGTTTAAACATTGAGAGTTCTAGATTAAAATTTTGCTGCACAAAATATGCCATGGCTATTGTGGGATCTTGGGCAAGTCTGAAGCCCGTGTGCCGGTCTATTGTCAGTCATGCTCATTTTGATCAATGAATTGAAACGCCCCTACAGCTGCTGTACTGAGTTCTAATGCTGTCATTAATAGTTCAAGAAGATGGCATCTGGAGGCCTTGACTGAAGTTGTGCCTTCTTCTTTGGTCCACTCTTATTGATTATCATTTATGTCAGTTTAATTGCACTTATGCTGCTTATATGCATGTATTGTATAACTGTTTCTGCAGAAGTTGGGCTGTCCATGTGATTAAGTTCTCAGTCGTAACTCGTCATGAGTGTCCATCAGTGTTTCACTGTTAGATTGCTACGTCTGACCATTGAATGAAATCAATATTCATGCCTTAGACCTGGAAATAAATTTCTTTTGGGGCCTTAGTGatgtttcttgtttcttcCGTCCACCTTCCTGGTTTGCTCTACAGGGTTGGTCATTTTAGCAGGAACATGATAAGAAGATGTGAGCCGTAGGGGTTGAATCTCTTCAGTGTTCAGCCTACACTATGTCATGTAAGCATTTCTAGCCTGaaacttttctttttagaaagACAACGATGAAAGCCGGATGGCAGTATTGTTGTAAAGGGTTGTTgaaaattaaataaatgtgAAGGACTTACGATTGGATCACCTGACTACTAGGATAGGCATGATGCTATTTCGGCGTAATTTTTCTATGCTGGAAAGGAAAATGGTGCAAATTAGGTTTGGTTTCATGATGTTTTGCTGGGCCAGCTGTCCATGATTGTATTGGAATGGCACTCTGACATATGTGTTGTTTTGCTTAAATGTTTGTCTAATTTTCTAGTTATATGCAGTAGCCTCCTGATGTTGCACAAGTCTTCATATAGTTGCACTGACGGTGACGTTTTGTGTCTAGAATACATGCGTTTGTTTTGTTAATGCTCAGTTCGCGGTTTCTAAACTATGTTGTGCTAAACTTGTTTTACAATCTACCGTGAAAAATACACATGAAAGCAGTAAAAACAATTGGTTCCATGATTCCAAATGCAGCCTAAGTTGATCAGTAGTGCTGGGTTTTTTAGCCCGAGGTGTTAACGAACTGCTCTATATGACCTTCGATATTCGCCTGGGGTCTTTTCAGTTCCAGATTTTTGGACTAATTACCAGGCTTGCACTAAAAATGCACTCAATTCAAACAGGACCGGTTGTGTTCGATGGTTAGAGAAAACTGCGTTCTCTTGTACCAATGATGCTATCTTTTACTCCGTATATCCTTTGATTTTAGCCTCTCCTCTGCGTGGGTAAGCTTATCTAGCCTCCAAGTCATCGAGAATTCTGTGGGCAGTTTTGCTACCCGACTCTCCATTTTGTAAGAGCGCTGTGCTTGAAAACCAACACGGTATTTTCTTTCAGCATGCAGCTACCTGCCCACATCTTCCTGAGCCAAGTATTTCACCGGAGTTTCATCTCCCGGTAATGCACACGGGCCGCTCCGATTACTTCACCTCACGAAATGTAGCTGGGCATATAAATTTTGGGCCCGTATTGTGCTTGCCGCTGCGGGGGACTTTCAATTTCAGGACTTTTCAGAAGACATGAGTTAAAAAAAGAGCGAAGTACATGAGTAGTTCATGAACTCGAAGCAAATGAACAATTAAGTTCGGAAACTCACAAAGTGCACATTTACCTCCTTGAAGTCATTTTAGTGCGATCAAAAAGCGGTTGCTAAATTATGTTGTACAAATCAGTAGAGCCCTAACTTTAGTTTCGCGCTACACTAGGTATATTGCTTTCTAACCCATCCCTGACGGCTAAAACCACCGGATAGACACCATCAACAAGCTATATCTACTCGTCAATTCGTCATCGTTTCCGTTGCTAGGTGGCAACCATTTATTCTCTCCATCTAATCCCTAGAACATAACCATAAACCGAACCATCGCCTACAGAAGATGTCATCCCCGCCTATCGAAAAGGAAGACGACATCCTCGACACGGATGACGGATTTCAAGAAGATCCAAAGATAATTGACTTGCCATTTTGGCACAACCCTTCAAGAAAACCAAGCACCGCGTCAGCCGGTGCGACGGCTATCGCACCGAGGAACAAAGGGAGGTCGTGGCGGCACGGGAGGCATGGCCGTTCACTCAAGCCAGTGTGGGTGACCTCTAGATAGCCTTTCTAGAATTTGACCTTTGCCTCCAAAAATCAGTTGGGTGGTCGAGATCCCCAAATTGCCTTCTCCCCTTTTGCCCGTTTCTGTTTTCCAGCTCCTCATGCACCTCGTGCCACTGCCTTTAAAGCCAACCGCAGCCTCCTAATTTGCCCCCTCCCTCGCGTCCCTCTCCCCAGGTTTCCTCCCAGCACTCGTCTTCCCCTTCCAGTCCCCTTCCAATCCCCCTGCGAGGCAGCGACTCACGCCGCGTACTTCTCCGAGTTAGCATTCTGCCTCTCCCCAAGAACCACCAGaccagaggaagaagacgcaggCGGGCCGATCGGTCGATCAGGCGTGCGCGGGGCGCGGCCATGGGGCGTTCTTGGCCTTGGACCCTCCGCGTCCTCTTCTTGGCgtccctgctcctcctctgctccgccCTTCCTCCGccatcgcctccgccgccgcgccgagggacggaggtggcggccgccgacgaggcGCTGCTCGCCCGGATGTGCGACCCGCGCGGCTCGCCCCCGGCCTGGTGCCACGAGCTCCGCCTCAGGCGCCgcaggggccgccgccaccaccaccggcgcacgccgccggtgccgctgcCCCCGCCTGGCCCGGGCCGCGAcgacggcggggaggaggaggagatcgacaTGCGCTACGGCGTCGCCAAGCGGCGCGTCCCCACGGGGCCCAACCCGCTGCACAACTGACGAAAGATGGAGAAAGATCGACGATGGCTCGCGGGCCGGGCGTGTGGTCAGTTCTTGCTTTCTTGGCGGCCGGCCGGGTTCTTGCGCGATCGAGCGATTGTAGCGCGGCGCGTGCGTGTAAGGGCGGATCGTCCtctcttgttcttgctttCCGCCGGGGAACAGTCACCCTCTCGATGCTGCTGGGAAAGGACTTACAATGGAGGATCGATGCTTGCTCAGAAAGTCACATCGGCATGCCAGTAACATAGATAGCATATGTGATATGTCcgtatgtatgtatatttcagttcttcttcttcttcctcccaatTCTCCTTTAATTCTCCTCTAGTACAACTACTTCTACCATTTCATGGCGTTCTTGTAGCTTAATTACTTTGGACGCGGAAGTAAAATCACAAGTTTTTGCTGCATCCGTGGCGTCTGTACAATTGTCATTTCCGTCTCTTCCTCCCTGGGCATCAGTGAGGCTTGCCGCGGCTATGGCCGGCCGGCGTCAGCGTCAGCGTCGGGCGGTGTACGCGGGGCGCCGCTGGAGTTTAATGCGCGCTGCCGCTCCCCTGTGACGGCGAGACAAGGTTGGAGTGGAGGAATTAATGGCGCTCCACCGTCGACGGTCTCCGCATTAACTTCCTGCTTTTGACCTGTGTTCTGTAGTTTTactctcaattttttttgcttccgGTCGCCGTGTAGTAGTGCTTCAGAGCTCTGACTTGTGACCGTCATAACTAACTTAACTGCCCGGCCTGACAAGGGTGTTGTCAGGTTCTCTGACCTTCTGACTTCCATGGAAGGGTTTCACATCACTGGGAAGCAAGGTTTACTAGTCATCAGCAACAAGTGCTTGTTCAGTGCCCCCGTGGCAAGACAATGTTTGCTCCATACACAACTATACAAGACAATGCACACCTAAATTACCCGTTTAGGATCCCATCTAAATGAGGAACCTATTACCCATTTCCACGTGAAATAAACCGATTCCTGCTAAATTACTGCATTCCAAATCTTATGTTTTCGGGAAACTTGACAGATAGGGCTATGAGTACTTCAAGGAAACGGATAGTTGAGCAGTAGACCAGCACAGTAGAAGAAAGCGTTTGGAGAGGCACGCTTCGATGTGCAATGTGAACTTGTTTAATGATGCAACTGTCTGACGCGTGAAGATACAGCGAGTGTACTTGGGCGTGTGTGCCGGCCGGCTCATGGAGGCTTTCCTTGTGCATTTATACTCAGCAGAAACTGGATCGGGCCAAGGAAATAACTCCACAGCGAACCGTGCATATCATTCCAATCTTGTGCCctataaattctgaaaattaaaacatagttacGCAGCCATGTCCCACTGCCGCAAGAAAATTTTCTTCCAGTAAGAAGTATCCAAATTTTAGTCCCCGGGAgaaaggataaaaaaaaaatcagctgTGGAGTAACATTTGTAGCTGTAAACTGCTAAAAGGATATACACATCATATACTGTATAATCTAAGAACTAACTACTGCAgaaattgcatatttgaacaGTAGAAAACCATGTACAGCAGCAACCATAGACACCCTTCTACAAACAAAACTATGGGAGATAATGCAGGGGGTTTCTCTGCACATCGGTCATCGCTTCCTTCCAGAGACGGTCTTCTTGACTGCGCCGACAGAGACCAAGAAGTCATCCAGGGAGGAGAGGGTCTTCATGTCGTCCGGGGGGAAGTAGCTGGCCGCCTTGCCCATGAACGAGGCGAAGATGAGGGAGAGGCCTGGAGACACGGTGGGGCGCTCCGGGAGGAAGTCGTCGAGGAAACTGAAGGCAGCCAAGAAGTCGGATCGGCTCGCATTGATTGGGGCCGCAAAGTGCGCAGGGATGATCCGCCTGAAAGGCCAGTCCGCGGCGATCCTGTCTACCCAGTCTCTCACCTGCAGAAGCAGATGAAAGTTAATAGAATGGCGCATTTAGTGTAACCATGTACTCTGTGGTTTTCATTTTACAGCATTGACGTACCTTCTCTGGAACTTTGCTGAAAACGAGTGTCTTGACGATTGGTGAAACAATCAACTTTTGCGACATTTGCGCGAAGCTTGCGTTTGGCTCTAAAAGGTTTGAGGGGCCAAGAAACAATATCTGAAGTACCATCCTCTCCCATCCTGGTATGACATGATAATTTTACTGTGATGCTATCAATTTCGTTTTGAAACCGAATAATTTGTCAACATTATGATTCAATTCAATAGGTATATGACTCTGTCTTATGCAAAAACCATTGTAGTGTTTTCCTATCTGACACATTAAAGCTTTGATGCGAAAAATTTGAATATCTGAGAACACTAAGATCATTAACAATCTTAAAGTGACAGAGAAAATCAGTGTTGGCCATAATTACACCACATAGCAAAGGTACAGCTACCAACATAATAGGCATTTGGTATTCATGAACAAGAGACATATCCAtgacatgtgccacggtggaACTTAACAAAGAATGGAACCGCTAAGTAAGGACACATGGTTTGCCATATTATAACAGTCAGATGCAGAAAGAACGAGCAGCATGGACAATACATAGATAGTGGCAAAAACGACCTTCCTGTTAGTTGTAATGCGTGGAGTGATTATGTATTATCTGTTATTTATCTTCTGATAGTGGATCCAGAGCATGTTGTTttgtatgaaaaaaaaaggttaataGCTGTTGCAATTGGCACTTAACTTAACATGTGATTTTTATTATCCGTTATGTCTTGCCACTTTACTGCTTCCAACATTGATTCCTTGCTAGTTACTGAGCTAATTAAAGGGAACATGACTTAGCAGCAGCTAGTGGAAATAAGTGAGCAGGGACACTGTGATACTTCGGCTCTTAATTGTGGCTGCATGCTTTCATTGACGCAGAGGCCCAGGGGATCActcctttttgaaaagaaaaggttaacAGGGACAAGTTTCTGGAGACATTTCTCTGAGTCTGAGGATTGAGGAGGATCATACCTAAGTCAGGAGACAATATGGTGTGCTACTACAGTACCTCAATTAAAACATGGACCCCCCGATTTCAGAGATTACAGCTAATTCTTGCTTCACTTTAACGGAGTACCAAGATAGTGAAGATGCACATTACCTTTCTGCCGGCTCAGCTTATTGTCCACAACCGGCTCATCGGAAACCTCTTTCCCTTTGCTCAATATCTTCACTGCCAAGCCGTTCTTGGCAGCTGCCAGCAACGATTCTTTACTGATACAATCAGGCGGCTGCCGAGGAACAAAAATTACAGCATCCGTAACTAGCAACGTCCGCGAAGGCTTATGGTAGAACGCCACCTCCACATAAGGCCCAATCCCTGAAACCACGAAAATCACATACATCAATGCACTCACGACGGTGTTCAGAAATCAGAATGCCCAATGAGAAATTGCGATTACCAACTTCCGGCGAGCTGAGAACCTTCTGCTCGATCTCGGCGGCCCACGGGGTCTCAATGTCCTCGTCTTTGAGGGGCTTGGACCGGAAGACCCCGAAGAACTCGAGCGGCAGGTTAACAGGCCAGCTCCATTGCCGCGGCGCCACCCATACCTGCGCTTTGGGGAACTTCCTGGAGAAGGGCCCGAGGAAGATCTTGTGCTCGTACGCGAAGGTCGGCAGCACAATGTGCTCCACCGGCGCGCCCAGCTCCTTGAGCAGCTGCACGGAAGTACGAAACACCCACACACAAGATCACCACATGGCTCCAGATTAATGGCTGTACCTGTACTGCAGCTGCGAGGATGGGGTATTGTCTACCTGGATGCATTCTTTGGTGGGAGCGATGGGGGCGTGCACCCAGAGCCCGCCGGACCTGAGCTTGACGACGGTCATGCGGGTGTTGACGGAGACGCTGCTGAATCCCAGCGCCTGCTCCTGCTCGAACAGCCATACGCTGCCCTTCACGGCCTGGTCGATCGACACATCCAGACACCAAAAAATGAAGCCGATTTCGCGACAGAAGAACACGAAGCGGATTCTTAAGCGAGAGATTGCTTATTATTACCTCGGTGCGGATTGTGCGGCGGTTGAGGAAGGGGCCTAGAGGGAAGGGGAAGCCGGTGAAGTTGAAGTAGAACCGCccgggcccgccgccgctggtctcctcggtggcggcggaggccgagaCTGCGAGGCGCAGCCTGCGGCCGGGGAAGAGCGGCGGGGCGTGGTGGTGGCAGGGCGACCCGAGCGCCCGGCGCTGCGTCAAGCGGAGCGGCCGCGGGGCGGAGGCGACGGATGTGGCTGCCATTCGTCTGCAGGTCGTGGGGCGGGCGGGCGAGCTCGGAGCTCCTCGCGGCTGGGGAAATTCGAGCGCCAGGGACTGCTGAGAGGTGGTTGGAGGGTTCGGGCTGATGGTTGGATATGCGGACACGTGGAGGTGATGAGTGGCTGGGAACGGCCGGTGGccgaggattttttttcttatttatttttgagggaaaagGTGGCCGAGGATTAACTCGAGGGATCCTGTGCCTTACGGATGGTCCTAGAACGAGTTTTTTTTACGGCAAAAGATCCCTTTGTTAACTTTTAAATAGTGTTATATCATAGACCAAAAGTGGAATTATGCTATTGGGAGGGATTTCAAATCAGAACGTGTTAAATCCAGTAGCCTTCGTTATACTTGTTTTACTCACTCACGTTAGTAGTTGTGTTTTGCATACTTTTGCTCCTAAAACTGGCGGGTGACCCGCGCGGCTAGACTTGTATAGTGAAACAATATGTTTTTATTTATACTTTTATTttgtatttatatttagtaAGCGTTGATTTTTATCCATTTCAATTTGTATCTATTGGCCAATTTATTCATTGGGCTGTAtgacttttttgtttttttagtcgACATTCGACACGAAATATCTCTTGTTTCGTCATGTTGTTTTTGAGGTTGTGGCCATGCGTTTGGGTGTGCATTTGGTAGAATTTTCGTTGCAAGCATGTTGCTATTGGGCGACAACTGTTGGTGCAGGCAGGCATAGATTCAGCGTCGGTGTATTTGCATGCATATGTATGGAAGCCGAATGTGCTTGCTAGACATGCCTTTTCATCACATACACTCATACACATGTCATCTATCCTGTAAGCCACACTATTTCCTTTTTTAGCCGAAGGTGCTTGGTAGCCAGGTAACCCGCAATTTACGCATCTATACTCGCTATACAATTTTGTGGTGTTTTTTCTCTGGCTATTTCGGTATGGATAATGTCGTAAGCATTGCTTTTTATCAAGACAAATTTGTATACTTTTAGGCCCATCATCCATTGACGTGGATGACTTTTCTGATTATTTTTTCAAGCCAATGTTCCACACgaaatttcttttattttgtcgTTTATCTTAATTGGTTCATAAATTTAAATTATGTCAATTATTCATATGAATGTTTGTTTACTTCGATTGATATAAGATTGCACGAATACATCGCAAAAGCCGTCTATCGTTGTCCGATACAGCAGTAAGTCTGCCTACCAATAgatatttatatatatgcaaCGAGTTTTCCATTTTAAGAAAATAATTCGCCTACATGATTTGATCGATTCTCCTCCTCATCACTCAGCTAGCATTGCACATGCTTTCATCGATGGATTCTTCTTCTGATCACTCACCTATCCATGCCGGCCCAAAGTCCCATTGAGCGACTAGGGAAGACTCAAAGACTGTTCGGGTTCCATGCATGTTCGTGGATCAGGATAATGGCAAGCTCAGGATTGCTAGATCGATTCAGTTGTCTTGTTCGTTCCTTATCCGGCATTGCAGTACTAGCCGCCGGCCTATGTGATTCAGGCGTCACGCATGTGCCCGAATCCTACGCGTATTtgccattttattttattggcTTTAAACCAATCTCAAATCAATTTCGGGTCTTTACTAATTTGTTACTATCTCTTGTTTTAATAATCGGGAGTTTTTTGTGTGTATCTTTGATTCGTCACTGGCCGAACAACCATTTGTCGTTGGATCAACCCTGTCACCCTGTGCTCACATCATGGTGGCCCTGTGCGACATGGTCAATTGTTGAAGCGTGCCGTTTGCAAAATAAAACACGAACATGTTTTAGCATggattaatattttttttccaaattttCATTGTTTCATCGAAATAG
The Brachypodium distachyon strain Bd21 chromosome 2, Brachypodium_distachyon_v3.0, whole genome shotgun sequence genome window above contains:
- the LOC104582617 gene encoding BAG family molecular chaperone regulator 8, chloroplastic, which translates into the protein MSHHHHHHDPPPPAACCGCGCGCSAPAPPCGYYPAPLPQPASGSDHLLHAIAAHLLLNSGAPPPSPQQHLQPQPQAPPPAPHHANLYSYAAYQSQYQQAPAPPLHHHHQQQQQTNPPGPDHGQLLLHSLLRRVAALETTLPGCFPSPPPPLHPNHHHPRPQHRASAAHQEEAPPSPPPPPRRRRGPSEAELAARTIQEHFRRFLARRSRTLRQLKELAMLRSKAASLRGSLSGRRRCADPAVVTESVMRLLQHLEGIQGGDPMIREGKHAVSRELCRILEFVNKVLVKDHHENKDEYPEGCNGPPGLNRPTVNKKVSFHCNGAEKEANESSDSSSSAEADERKGKDSKKTDNGKPGLAAPVPVHMEDF
- the LOC104582618 gene encoding uncharacterized protein LOC104582618 translates to MGRSWPWTLRVLFLASLLLLCSALPPPSPPPPRRGTEVAAADEALLARMCDPRGSPPAWCHELRLRRRRGRRHHHRRTPPVPLPPPGPGRDDGGEEEEIDMRYGVAKRRVPTGPNPLHN
- the LOC100838386 gene encoding uncharacterized protein LOC100838386, whose amino-acid sequence is MAATSVASAPRPLRLTQRRALGSPCHHHAPPLFPGRRLRLAVSASAATEETSGGGPGRFYFNFTGFPFPLGPFLNRRTIRTEAVKGSVWLFEQEQALGFSSVSVNTRMTVVKLRSGGLWVHAPIAPTKECIQLLKELGAPVEHIVLPTFAYEHKIFLGPFSRKFPKAQVWVAPRQWSWPVNLPLEFFGVFRSKPLKDEDIETPWAAEIEQKVLSSPEVGIGPYVEVAFYHKPSRTLLVTDAVIFVPRQPPDCISKESLLAAAKNGLAVKILSKGKEVSDEPVVDNKLSRQKGWERMVLQILFLGPSNLLEPNASFAQMSQKLIVSPIVKTLVFSKVPEKVRDWVDRIAADWPFRRIIPAHFAAPINASRSDFLAAFSFLDDFLPERPTVSPGLSLIFASFMGKAASYFPPDDMKTLSSLDDFLVSVGAVKKTVSGRKR